A genomic region of Papaver somniferum cultivar HN1 chromosome 7, ASM357369v1, whole genome shotgun sequence contains the following coding sequences:
- the LOC113297122 gene encoding mitochondrial intermediate peptidase, mitochondrial-like, whose protein sequence is MIALINRRTSSILHSKHIISLKFITTYTSKDSSFTSITSQNEDSGLYGFKILKSSKGFRRFVDEAIERSGELVSYISESPSNVEIIRAMDEISDTVCSVVDSAELCRNTHPDREYVEEANKATMRIHEYLHFLNTNHCLYNAVLKAEQGSLDKKEAQRAAHSLRVDFEKGGIHLPADKLERVNQLNIEIAQICRQFNENIINDPGFVDIFPASCIPKRIQHLLRPIYSASKEKGFRITTDQGTLSSVLQWASDEEVRKQSYIRGNSAPRANLALLDKLITARHDLAQILDHKTYAEFAVHQNLSSSPEVVKSFLVEMAELVRPKADKEFSKIRNFKRERSNYKNGVLEPWDEAYFTGMMKSSAYNLDSSAISAYFPLSQCIEGLKMLVQSLFGATFYSVPLAPRESWHRDVLKMALHHPEEGDLGHIYLDLYSRKGKFPGCAHFAIKGARRISETEYQLPVVALVCNFKAPPGSSAARLDHWEVETLFHEFGHALHSLLSRTDYQHFSGTRVALDLAETPSHLFEYYAWDYRVLKTFAKHYSTGEVIPEKLVESMKGARKMFAATDLQRQVLYALIDQTLFGEQPSSSGDTMSVVADLKRQYTSWNHVEGTHWHTRFNHLLNYGAGYYSYLYAKCFAATIWEEVCMEDPLSLTAGSSIQTKFLQHGGAEDPSVLLKNLAGDQILRYHNKGGILPDLTSLCKEMEL, encoded by the exons ATGATTGCCCTAATCAATCGTAGAACTTCATCCATACTTCATTCTAAACATATCATCTCCCTTAAATTCATCACTACTTACACTAGTAAAGATTCTTCCTTTACTTCTATAACTTCTCAGAATGAAGATAGTGGTCTTTATGGATTCAAAATCTTAAAATCTTCCAAGGGTTTTCGTCGCTTCGTTGATGAAGCTATCGAAAG GTCAGGAGAATTGGTCTCTTATATATCAGAATCGCCTTCTAATGTTGAGATTATTCGAGCCATGGATGAAATATCAGATACG GTATGCTCTGTAGTGGATTCAGCAGAACTTTGTCGAAATACTCATCCCGATAG agaaTATGTGGAGGAAGCTAATAAGGCGACTATGAGAATTCATGAATATCTACAT TTTCTGAATACAAATCATTGCCTATACAATGCGGTATTAAAGGCCGAGCAAGGTAGTTTGGATAAAAAAGAAGCTCAGAGGGCAGCCCATTCATTACGTGTTGATTTTGAGAAGGGAGGAATCCATCTTCCTGCTG ACAAGTTGGAGCGAGTTAATCAGCTAAATATCGAAATTGCTCAGATTTGTAGACA GTtcaatgaaaatattataaacgATCCAGGTTTTGTAGACATCTTTCCAGCTTCATGTATTCCGAAGCGTATTCAACATCTTCTCAGGCCCATTTACTCTGCATCAAAAGAAAAGGGTTTTCGAATAACCACAGACCAGGGCACTTTGTCTTCTGTACTGCAATGGGCTTCAGACGAAGAG GTTAGAAAGCAGTCGTACATTCGAGGAAATTCCGCTCCACGTGCGAACCTTGCTCTCCTTGATAAGCTGATAACTGCTCGTCATGACCTTGCACAG ATATTAGACCATAAAACTTACGCGGAATTCGCGGTTCATCAAAACCTGTCTTCATCACCAGAGGTTGTCAAGTCTTTTTTGGTTGAAATGGCCGAGCTTGTTAGGCCTAAAGCGGACAAG GAATTCAGCAAAATTAGAAATTTTAAGAGGGAAAGATCTAATTATAAAAATGGAGTACTGGAGCCTTGGGATGAGGCCTATTTCACAGGGATGATGAAGTCTTCTGCGTACAACTTAGATTCCTCA GCCATATCAGCATACTTTCCCTTATCACAGTGCATAGAAGGTTTGAAAATGCTCGTTCAGTCATTGTTTGGCGCAACTTTCTACAGCGTTCCTCTAGCACCCAGAGAATCATGGCATCGTGATGTGCTAAAAATGGCTCTTCATCATCCGGAAGAG GGTGATTTGGGGCATATTTACCTTGATTTGTACTCGAGGAAGGGAAAATTCCCAGGCTGTGCACATTTTGCCATTAAAGGTGCACGTCGAATATCAGAGACAGAATACCAACTTCCT GTTGTAGCTCTTGTGTGCAATTTCAAGGCTCCACCAGGTTCATCAGCTGCCAGACTTGACCACTGGGAAGTTGAAACTCTCTTTCATGAATTTGGTCATGCTCTCCATTCCTTACTTTCTAGAACG GATTACCAACACTTTTCAGGAACTAGAGTGGCTCTTGATTTGGCAGAAACACCTTCACATCTTTTCGA GTACTATGCATGGGATTACCGAGTTCTGAAGACATTTGCTAAGCATTATTCTACTGGTGAAGTTATTCCTGAGAAACTGGTTGAATCTATGAAAGGTGCTAGAAAGATGTTTGCTGCAACTGATCTTCAGCGGCAG GTTTTGTACGCGTTGATCGACCAAACTTTATTTGGGGAGCAGCCATCATCATCTGGAGATACAATGTCGGTTGTTGCGGATTTGAAACGGCAATACACGAGTTGGAATCATGTCGAAGGCACTCATTGGCATACAAGGTTCAATCACCTTCTAAACTACGGAGCAG gttattATAGTTATCTGTATGCCAAGTGCTTTGCCGCAACTATATGGGAAGAAGTATGCATGGAGGATCCACTGTCACTGACGGCAGGATCCAGTATTCAAACTAAATTCTTGCAGCATGGCGGTGCAGAGGACCCATCTGTTTTATTGAAGAACTTAGCGGGAGATCAGATTCTAAGATATCACAATAAAGGAGGGATTCTCCCTGACTTAACTAGCCTCTGCAAAGAAATGGAATTGTGA